The following are from one region of the Coriobacteriia bacterium genome:
- a CDS encoding glycosyltransferase, translating to MRIGLFSDTYTPEINGVVSSMLMLREGLEARGHEVWIFAPTNPLNDEIDDHIIRISSLPLVLLPERRVATPLELGIMRKIRSLNLDIIHTQTEFGVGSYGFRAARRYHIPHIHTSHTTWEEYTHYVTRGMFDGTAKNAVRIYTKVIFDRCTRIVAPTVKTKELLLSYKVAVPIDVVPTGVDLIRFFPANTSSAPHTGGGDPLAKLKHRLGTDRFEHTILSLGRIAPEKSIVELFDLMTPYLKAHSDACFLVVGDGPSRSDLEHLAKKRCLVEQIIFTGELPWDRIPNYYRIADVLVGNSHSETQGLTFIEAIASGVPLVVRYNTCFDGILENGVSGTLFTENGEFEPALHAILTDHELRVARIRAGIEAAATVSKDRFIEDIETVYEKARP from the coding sequence ATGCGAATCGGACTGTTCTCAGATACATACACACCGGAGATAAACGGGGTGGTCTCCTCGATGCTCATGCTGCGAGAGGGACTCGAGGCGCGCGGACACGAGGTCTGGATTTTCGCACCGACCAATCCGTTGAACGATGAGATCGACGACCATATCATCCGTATTTCCAGTCTTCCGCTGGTGCTTTTGCCGGAGCGCCGTGTCGCAACTCCGTTGGAGCTCGGGATAATGCGCAAGATTCGCTCACTCAATCTCGACATCATCCATACTCAGACGGAGTTCGGCGTGGGCTCTTACGGTTTTCGCGCCGCACGCAGGTATCATATCCCCCATATTCACACTTCCCATACGACATGGGAGGAATACACCCACTACGTAACGCGTGGCATGTTCGACGGGACCGCCAAAAACGCCGTCCGTATCTACACGAAGGTGATATTCGATCGATGCACGCGTATCGTCGCTCCCACCGTCAAAACAAAGGAATTGCTGCTCAGCTACAAAGTCGCTGTGCCCATCGATGTGGTTCCGACGGGCGTCGATTTGATACGGTTCTTTCCTGCCAACACAAGTTCTGCGCCGCATACCGGCGGCGGTGACCCGTTAGCCAAACTCAAGCACCGGCTCGGCACCGACCGATTCGAGCACACCATACTCTCTTTGGGACGCATCGCTCCCGAAAAATCAATCGTCGAACTGTTCGATTTGATGACGCCCTATCTTAAAGCCCACTCAGACGCCTGTTTTCTCGTAGTCGGTGACGGCCCTTCGCGCAGCGACCTCGAGCACTTGGCGAAAAAGCGATGCCTCGTCGAGCAGATCATCTTCACCGGTGAACTTCCTTGGGATCGAATTCCGAACTATTACCGAATCGCCGACGTGCTCGTCGGCAACTCGCACAGCGAAACACAAGGCCTCACCTTCATCGAAGCGATTGCCTCGGGTGTGCCGCTCGTCGTTCGCTATAACACCTGTTTCGACGGAATTTTGGAAAACGGAGTATCCGGCACACTGTTCACGGAAAATGGCGAGTTCGAACCGGCTCTTCATGCGATTCTTACCGACCACGAGTTACGCGTAGCCCGCATTCGAGCGGGCATCGAAGCGGCGGCGACCGTATCCAAGGATCGGTTCATCGAGGATATCGAAACCGTCTATGAAAAGGCTAGACCTTAA